GTACGAGTAGGGAGGCTCTGCCCAGTGGCGGGGCAACTCACACCGGGGAGTGGGTCTTGAGCCAGTCGCGGAGCGCCGCGTTGATCCGGGTCTGCCAGCCCGGTCCGCCGGCCCGGAAGGCGTCCAGGATATCCCGATCGAAACGGATCGTCGTGGACTCCTTGTCACTGCCGGCCGGCCGGCCGCGCCGCCGCCGGTGGGCCTTGATGCCAGCCGCGATCTCCTCGGCTGTCAGGGGGCGTTCGTCCTCGTCCTTGCCGTCCCAGACATAAGGTGCCCCGGCCCGCACCTTGGCAGCATCCGTCTTGCTCTCGCCGCGCAAGGCTGCGGCACGCATCTCATCAATCGTCATGGAAGTCGTTTTCGAGCCAGCCATGGTAGGCACTCCTCTCCTCGGCGCTTGCCGGCCGGAAGCTGACCGACGGCCGGACACGCCGTTGCCGGCGGCGTCCTGGCCTTCCCCTGTGCATAGCCGCCCCCGGCCATGCCGGTCTTCCGCCTGACCAGGACCCTGGCCTTTCCGCCGCCGGGGCTCGCTGACCCGGACGGCCTCCTGGCGGTGGGCGGCGATCTCACCCCGGACCGCCTCCTCCTCGCCTACCAGCAGGGCATCTTCCCCTGGTACGGCCCCGGGGACCCCATCCTCTGGTGGTCCCCGGATCCCCGCTTCGTCCTCCTGCCGGAGGCGGTGCATATCCCCCGCCGCCTGGCCCGCACCCTGCGTCAGGGCCGCTTCACCCTCACCATCGACACCGCCTTTGCCCAGGTGATCGCCGCCTGCGCCACCGTGCCCCGACCCGGCCAGCCCGGCACCTGGATCGTGCCGGCCATGGCGGCGGCGTACAACGAGCTTTTTCGGCTGGGCTTCGCCCATTCCGTGGAGGCCTGGCAGGACGATACGCTCGCCGGCGGCCTTTACGGGGTGAGCCTGGGCAGGGCCTTCTTCGGCGAATCCATGTTCCACCACGTGGCCGATGCCTCCTCCGCGGCCCTGGTCTTCCTTTGCCAGCAGCTGACCGCCTGGGGCTTTGACCTCCTGGACTGCCAGGTGGCCACCGGCCATCTCAGCCGCCTCGGCGCTCGCCCCATGCCCCGGCCCGAGTTCCTGGCCCGGCTGGCGAAGAGCATCGCCGCCCCCACCCGGCCGGGACCGTGGACAGCGCCGGCCGGGGCTTCGCCGCCAGGCAGCCCGC
This sequence is a window from Thermodesulfobacteriota bacterium. Protein-coding genes within it:
- a CDS encoding BrnA antitoxin family protein: MAGSKTTSMTIDEMRAAALRGESKTDAAKVRAGAPYVWDGKDEDERPLTAEEIAAGIKAHRRRRGRPAGSDKESTTIRFDRDILDAFRAGGPGWQTRINAALRDWLKTHSPV
- the aat gene encoding leucyl/phenylalanyl-tRNA--protein transferase translates to MPVFRLTRTLAFPPPGLADPDGLLAVGGDLTPDRLLLAYQQGIFPWYGPGDPILWWSPDPRFVLLPEAVHIPRRLARTLRQGRFTLTIDTAFAQVIAACATVPRPGQPGTWIVPAMAAAYNELFRLGFAHSVEAWQDDTLAGGLYGVSLGRAFFGESMFHHVADASSAALVFLCQQLTAWGFDLLDCQVATGHLSRLGARPMPRPEFLARLAKSIAAPTRPGPWTAPAGASPPGSPPGSPSRHPDV